Below is a window of Neodiprion virginianus isolate iyNeoVirg1 chromosome 4, iyNeoVirg1.1, whole genome shotgun sequence DNA.
TCAAGAAGATAGCGATGGTGCTTTGTCAGCTCCTGAACTGCCTTCTATTAAACGTGATCGAGGTACTTGAAAGACTGGTAAAAGTAAAGTAGAATACTTGGAATTCAACTAACCGAAAGTCTCTCGACCTGTTACAGGGAGAATACCATCATCTCCGAGTGTATTTACGTCAGATGAGTACAGAGCATGGTTGAGCCGTACTCCAAGCACTAGTGCACTTTATGAGCAGATCAGGGCTACCACCAATAGACCTCCACGTTACACATACAGTGCTGAAAATATCCATGCTGCTGCTAATCAGGTTCTTCTACCTTTCCGCTtcttaaaaattgtttgattttAACGTAATACCAAAGTCCAATTGATTTTCACTTAACTGAATTTTAATTAAGGATACTTTCGTCTTCAATAGTAATCGTTTCTTTCCGTATGTCACATGTAGGCTGAATATGGTGGCTATGGCTCTTATCGGCCAATGTCCAGCACATTGGATCGGCTATCGACAAGGTCTGCGTCTGCTCAACAAGTAAATCTGGCAAATTTGCGAGCTTCGACGGCTATCAGTTCATCCTGTCATCGAACATCATCAAACCCACGGCCAGCATCTGTAGCTTCCAATACTCGATCATCTTTGTCTAATACAAAGACTGCTTTAACTAACTCAGCAAGTCAAAGAGCCAGTTCTGTTAGGAGAATTAGGAATTTGTTAGATCTAGAGTCTACGAGAAATATACCAAATCCTACTCCAACTAGAACTCAAGATCAAAGACTGCTAGATATAAACCCTGCAGGTGAATTGCGGTGATCATATTCCATTTTTAGTAGAAGTATATAAAACTCACATCATAGACACCTGCGTATGTGTTacttataaatttcattctgtttcttttttcctggTTTAAACAGAGTTCCTCAAGTATAAAATAGAAAAGCCACCAACAGTAGGAACCCCTAGTTCCACCAGCTCTTTATTGAGTTCCCTTGGTGAGGGAAGTGCTGGAGGGGATCTAGCAAGTGGTGTCAGTGGACTACTTTGGGTCCACTTGTTAGCAGGCCGTGGTCTACGATCTACCACTTCATCCTCGGCAGCTACTACCCCATCAACACCATCCGGACAACCCAGCCTTGGTAAGTTGAATTGAAACTCATTTCGTACATGTCACATAAACATATAATTGAAGAATTATGGATTAAACTATGACCATCATGTTGTCtcatatttaatatttaattttccttaACAGGTAGTTGCGGTTTGAGAGATCTGTACTGTGTATTGGAGTGTGATCGTGTTCACAAAGCTCGCACTGTTGTACGTACGGGGGATCTGATGTTTGACTGGGATGAAACATTTGAGTTGGATTTGGTTGGCAATCGCCAATTGGACTTACTGGTTTATTCGTGGGATCCTCAGCATAGacacaaattatgttacaagGGATCAGTACATTTAGCAACTCTGTTGAAAGAATCTCCACTTCATCAATTGGCACTGAAGGTCGAGCCACGTGGTACTCTTTATTTACGCCTTCGATATACTGATGCTCACCAAACTTTTAAGCGGCGTGGACTTCCAGTCTTATCTCTTGCAACAAGAGTAGCTCCACTATTCGGAGTTGATTTAGATACCGTGGTAATTATCAGTAGCATAGTTATGATATTATCTATAGTTTTACAGATTATgcatcgaaaattttcttcataaaGAGGAATTGATTTCATTCAACGTTTTTTTGACAGGTGAGCCGGGAAAGCAAAACCGGAGGTGTTCCCGGTGGAGTCTCGACAGCTTTGGCAATGTCAGGTACCCAGAATGTTCCTATTATCGTATGGCGCTGTGTTGAAGAAGTCGAAAGGCGGGGACTTGATATAATTGGTAATTTGTTATgtttacgaatttttaaagaattttgcCTATTTTGATCCCGAACTTCGAATTGAATAGttataattcaaaatcaaaattaaaatttgaccTCTGATGTGCTGCGATGATATATCTTTCAGATTTTCTAACTCTAATGTAATGTTTGCATGTAACCAGGCCTATATCGATTATGTGGATCTGcaacaaagaaaagaatacTGCGTGAGGCATTTGAGCGCAATGCAAGATCCGTTGACCTTTCACCGGATAATGTCCCTGACATCAATGTTATAACAGGTATAAATCTATGAAGGCTTAAACGATATTGGAATAGGTAGCAATCGAATATATCATTACTACAAATCGTCCACATTTTCTTCACGCAGGAGTTTTGAAAGACTATCTGAGGGAACTGCCAGAACCATTGTTTACAAAGTGCCTCTATCAAATGATGGTTGATGCACTTGCTGTTTGCCTACCCGACGATCCACAGGGTAATGCTAAACTTATGTTCAGCATACTCGATTGTTTACCAAAAGTCAATAGGGTGAGTTCATTATCGATCCTCATGTCAGTCCAGTAAAATGATAATAGCTATTATCAATAAATCTCTGCATGGTCTAGACGATAAGTTAAAAAGATATCATTACAGTGAAGTATACTGATTTGaatttatcataattattcgAATTATATTTCAATGTCATAGTGTACGCTGATATATTTATTGGATCACTTGGCAATGGTTGTATCGCAATGTAACAAGATGTCTCCAGCAAGTTTGGCAGTTTGTTTCGGTCCAGTATTGATGCTTCATTCGGAAGATAATGCACCCCCCTTGGACTTCCAACAACCAATTGCAGTTCTTAAGTATCTCCTTGAAATATGGCCTGTGAAGTCAGGTAATGTTATCATTTGTAACATTGATATAAAATGATGAATGGCGTGTCATCTTGTTGTAACCTTTTACATAACGTACCATTACTAAATTAAAGTCTTCATACTGTCACATGACAATTTGATCGATGACAACGACCTGATCTTGAAACTGAAATTATGGGATAACACATAAGGGCCAAGTAATCAGCAGCTCGTTTCACAGACAGTTCGGAAGATTTCTTCAGCCGCTTCAACGCTAACTCGAGCTATGCCGCAAGTCGGTCACAGCAATCAGTCGGGTCAGTCGGCACAGGGCACATTGGGACGCACCGGGCTGCCTTGGCAGCAGCAACCCTCACATCATCATCCGCCCCCCAGTACAACACCCGTAACGCTTTCAACCTCCACTCGACCTCCACCACCAATCAAGCCGCGACAGGTTAgctaaaaaatttgtagacTTAAATACAATGCatatactgaaaaatattgtaatagtGAGTGTTGTAACATGCTATTAGGTAAGTAGTTATACTGTATCTCAATAGTGGGCCTAGGTTTCgaatactttatttttttcatagcAAGCAAAAATATTTGGAATGTAGAGTATCGGTAATAGCATAAAAAGCTGTGACATATTGTTTATGCAAGTGACTTAATCTTGATACAATTTCAGACTGTTATTGTTGTGTACTGTCAGTTATGCCCGATGATTAAGCTTACGTTGTTTCAttctttatttaaaaaaatgtatctctgtaatatttttctgaaatcttGCTATGCAAATGAAGGAGTATCTTACATTATTAAACAGGCAACATAGTAGTATTATTGAGGGATATTAATTCATAGGAATCAATGGACAGAAATAAAAGGCAGGCCACGTGCGGTACTTCGATTCCAGGATATTATTATGCATGTAAAAACTTATTGTACTACCTATCATTTAAAAGTAATGCTTTTGATGTCAACTGACCTATTTTTTCTCCTTGATAATGTTAAATTCTTAGTAAAATCAAAGTCTCTGAGAGGAAAAATTCGCTCAGTTTACAAGAAGAACCtagtataattatacattgatttgtttgaaaatgatgATCTTGGTGgcagtaaaattaaaatgagagTGTAAATGTGcttcttcaaaatttcaaacgcaaTTTCAGTTATTATAAACTTGCAGCTTATGGTTAGCTATACTGTATATATACTATAACACCTCACGCATGTTGTCTCTTATACTTACATAATTTGATTATCAATTGTTTGTTGAAAGCTATACTGTTGCTTATGATCATATTAAAATATGGTTTCAATCGATAGTTTATACTTTACATCATTCTACATAGTAAtgtttgttttatattttattttggttgGGCACGTATTCAGAGCAAGCGCAAATTGCCGGCTATTCCAAATCGCTGACAGCACAGAGACGCCGCTTCTTGCAcaggtattattattattttccccaTCTTATTCTCAACTTCACTATAATCTATCGCAATGTGTGTATTAGATGATTCTTAGACTAATTATTAAATGTGTTTAAAAGATTACACAGGTTTCTATATCATATTCAACAATAGTCCATCGATATCGGAAAATACATAACTCTTGGCATGGGTATTATTTTATGATCACATTGCAAGTCATACTTTCAATCATTTTGCATCCATCAAATAATGGCTGTGTTATTATTAACATCGATCGCAcgatttatttgatttcattaaTTCCCTATGTAATTGAATTCGGataaaatacttgaaaattacGTTTGATGAGAACTCTTCTCTGCTAAATACGTACAACACGAACCATATGGTGAAcagttattcaaagtaaacACGCGTAAATAATGGATAATGCGCAACAACATGTTGTTTAAATATAAGATAAAATCTGTTGAATAGTTGAGACCAATGcactatatatacatacatatatatacatgtgtatatttaAACGGGGTGTGGTGTGTGCCCATACAGGTGATAGTCTCATCCCCCGGTTCGCCTAGCAGCGAAGAATCAGCTTCTCCGGAACCAGTTAACAAAGGACTTGGCGGGTTGGGCTTCGCTAGTAGTGAAACGACTGAACAAATAACGCCCACTAGTAGCGTGGATACAGAGGAAGGAAATCCTGCACACCCAGAGGAAGGAGAGCGTGGTGTAGAAGGTGATGCGGAAGCGAGTGACGACGATGTATCAAAAATGCGTTAAATGATGCTGCTTCGTAACGTGTACAAAATGGAAAGTCAATTGTGAAGCTGCGCTAAGTGAGTATCGAGATGGATATTCTTTCAATGAAACGCTATAAGAAACAGTTCTTTTATCAAAGAATACAttgttatataaatttttaaatattatgaaTAGGATTACCATTCGTTATGAGTCCGCGTTACTATTtggtcaaatttgaaaatagtcTTCAAATCGCCTCTGTTACAAAACTTTATCCTGATTACTCAGTCTCCTAATCTAATACTGCGTATGAGAACAATAGTGAACGtggttttttttgttccatctTCACACATTATCAATCAATACAAATCGAAATAAGTGACattaaaaaaagttcatttGTAATTAAATCCACTACTATTTACATATTGGTTACGAAAAGGTCgatttatacaatatactatacatatatagaaaTATCACGATATACATGTGCTTTTGATAAAGACTATTATTCATATAGCGTTAGCTAGACCTACGTACGCAACtatttataatgaataataataataataatgaataatgattaaataataatatggaATATAAATTCACAATATTGTATATGTGACAATAGAAACCATGGAACTCAccaaatgataataattacaagtTACGAAACACTAACTTTTAACCATTAATAGCCAGTATTATCATATGTTTCTTTGCCCATTGCATCCTGTGAGAATATAGACACGTATGGATGGGTGAGAGATTCTAAAGAAAAAACTattaagtaaaataaatagacAAATGCATAACCAAAGTGACAAAGCCATAGCTTTGCAAATATAccaatatttgtaaaatacaCTTTCGCACAGTTAGAcgtattgtgaaaaaaatatttaatctaGGTCGATACATTATATGACGATTACAATGAACCATAAACGTATCTAATGCCGTGTCTTGGCCTGCCCAAAGAGCATGTTTTAGTACACTTAAATTTATTCGGAGTAATAACAACGTACACAAGATATCTCTCAGTTCGCAGAGGTCTTGAGCCTCTGTACACGAAAACTTGAGGTATAAGAGCTTGCATACCATTAATCTTTTATGTACTCTTATTGCATATCAGCCATTTACAGACGATATTTGCAAGAGTACATATTAGAATTTGAAGGATAAGAATATGTACAAGATAACCtggagtaaaatttttccaagtatAACTCCAGGATTCTGTGCGTTGGGATGAGAGATGTGATAGTCATCAAAGCTTCTCTTTGATCATTTCATTTAGGTTCTTTTCGAAATACATCAAAAAGCCTCCATACAGGCTGACGTGTGCTTCTTAATTCAAATGACACGGCTACGAcatctttttctattttttcaataaacattTTCTTTATACAGGTTTTTCTGAGCCCAAAttttattgtacaaaaaattggaacgaaCTCCTTCTGCAGGAAATGATCATCATCGTCTTTGTATTCCGATTTAATCTAGTACTAACTTAACACAATGGACCATGTTTATCATACTGAAATGTTTctaaaagtattttttttttcttcatttattcaGGTCAGTCACGTAATGACTGACAATAAATCACAGTCTCTTTTACACGTGTACATATATTAGTTGATTATTGCCTATTGCACGTTAAATcgttatattttaattcttgCGCCGAAACGCTGGATTGTATCtgtttactaaaaaaaaaaaattataataataataaaaataataataaaataacaaaaattgcTAAAGCCACGTGAGGAAATTCCTCTCAGAACCAAGTAATTATAATCATAATCAGCTACTTATTTAAATGCGTTGCTGACAATGAGTgtctaattttttgcaatgTAATTTATCGAaagtgatttatttttaccattaTACATAATCAAATATGAATcaagtattaaaaatatcaaactagtaaattataaaatacaaatagTGTTTACTTTACGAAATTGCTatttgattgattgaaatgaCTGCGATAAGATTGTCGAAAACTAATAATGCACAGCAATTTCGTTTGTATTTCGTACGAGTACAAATGACATTCATTTCTAGCTATGGTTTGCAATTGTAACTGCAATTTGGTTCTGAAGGAGCTGCGATTATCAGAAAATTGTTATGTGTTTTAAAATGCATTGAAgtatttatacaataattgtaAGTATGTTGAACTCTCATTtctattttatacaaattattcGTTTGCTATCATTCTAATAATTCATTCATTGGATCATGCCATGAGTTATAATAAGAACTGTTACATGTTTTGCTCCAAGAAAGATATTGCACATATTATTTGACAGGGTATCCAAAGAGAATAAGATATCTAGGATCCAGTTCAAAATATTATAGGTGTGTTCATAAATTGAAGTAATGTCAACTTTTGTCCTCATACGATAGTTGGACTACCCTGTATTCGATGTTACTTCATAGTACTGAAATACCCATGTTCATATTGGTCATTTCACACTATTTTCATGTCAATACGTCACATCACTATGCTATATGTTATAATGTAATTGTTGAATCAAAATCTGAAAGATAGaagtattatatgtatacaatatattgtaGTCATAATTGTCATTAATTCACATAAAATAATCATGAAGTAATATGTTGAAAAGTAGTAGttgtaaatcaattaattgttaCTTGTACTATTTGCAACATATAATACTATTTTATATCGTGTGATAATTGcctaatacatacatatacatacctataatatgTCAAATTCCTGGCTTTGAATTCTTGGAAACCATTCAAAGCTAGATTTATTGTATCGTATACTGACGTATTGCCATGGAAACGCCCACGTCTTCACAGTTACACCTGTCACACGAGTCATTGTGTAggataatttcaacaataattgAAGCATATAGGTAATTGAAAATGCTGGATAGTAAATGTTTATGGGCCTGCGAATATCCTCGTTATTATTTTGGCACCAACCCATcatttaattaatatgcattccatttttatatgtttttcattatctattttgaagtaaaaattaCTGACATTTATTCGATACTTTCTTTTGTATCTAGCACTGTTAATAAGTAAACTTCCAATTACCCATGTGATTGGGAATTGCTAAGTAAATGTAAATGGAACTCTATGTACATATTGACCCGTTGCAACAATAAGTTATCATTAAAGGCTAAAAACTTTTATAGTTATTTGAAGAcaacacgtacatacatacacacatgcatacgaatatgtataaaatttttgatcacAGTTGTTTAAtcatgtaaatatttttacagacCATAGGTCTGTGTtgaatctcaatttttttaaactaatcTTCCCTAATAACTCCAAACACATATCTTTGAATTACTCATCTTTGTATTAAATTATCatcatattatatactgtaGTACGTATTACGATGTATCAAATAAATTGTAAGATATGTATTTTGCATATTACGGTACCCCAGTTGCAAGTAatgataaatgaaatatttcaaatgataTGAAGCTGGTGATGTGTATGCATGAgagaaaatttgcaatttaacCAACTACCTTACAGttattttagttttcttatattacaattattctAAAACTACACAAAGTTTTTATCTAATTATATCTGTCCtcgcgaattttttcatactttcatTAAATTGTATTGCAGTTTGGATCAATCATTTCAATTGGAACAGTTGCAATAACCAATCAAATAAATTCGTATCAGAAGTAATTCTGATATACTGtggaatacaaaaaaattttaaattcaataattaatcAGGAAGTTTAGATATGGTATAGTCTGATTGCATCTGTATTATTGCAGTCTCAAGATTGTCATAATACATTATGTCAAGCTCAGGGTGAAATATTAACTGTCTTATGTAATAACATCGTTTCGCTGCATAAGTGAAAGATGgcataaatatattatgtattcaATCTCATTCAcctattgtaaaaatatttggcCTTCAAATGgggtattttttcaatcaaagcATTGTACTTTCCGGAGTGCAAAAATGAATAGAATTGTGATCGATactgcatttgaaatatttaataaaaatgattataacATTACTCATCTAACATATCAAACAGATCATtagagatttttttgtttgaaaaaaaattagaatgaaATGCGCATCCTTGATTGAATCCGTGTCCCTGGTTTTCACAACGTCAGAAA
It encodes the following:
- the LOC124303416 gene encoding rho GTPase-activating protein 100F isoform X2, coding for MQWRKYVRIKYGGRVGVGGPVGQGQQGQQEQRQVRVVQLQREGGRGFNYVFHQPCQPPEAQRSCSAAAMLCCGRRKEGRGEVTDISASPGRQVPVNQLRPKEPPPMVIQGDFRKVSGISTEIFKQIETVENDLDASTAAALEAVDRRGEMVVRVIEPRQLGRQASEAAKKFMGMQDSKHPVHLVEIIKRPGQTLGLYIREGNGIDRNDGVFISRIALESAVYNSGCLKQIFQVGDEILAVNLVSVSHMGIDDVVIIMSIPRRLILATRHGPHQPVSHSRQNEHKAPPVVVIKRELNEDESDHATSNHIRDSSRRRGDGREMLPSRSRLGLTGLGSSQDLGSSNGDLYYNSRPESHWSYQPPPPPVITHQPKPSTTQHFQPYERGYPKTLESLAEKVHSFYTGPVMPSNSGRRMSTGGGMQSVAGRLSGQNQTGHYGFAQHTTSGRIMPRSGSDQHLPRVDYTSITTPARHTLLRSSLKSGSSTLRYNSRYSTQNDTGSSSQRQGQFGTLTRRHRPSLDYASDTEATCSSSPRSAYYHYRHNLNNPSQSSAVSHLATLSRSQIGQSSSGLRSNSLPRSGRTLPQQPGVRTGLSTVTSGLIDQEDSDGALSAPELPSIKRDRGRIPSSPSVFTSDEYRAWLSRTPSTSALYEQIRATTNRPPRYTYSAENIHAAANQAEYGGYGSYRPMSSTLDRLSTRSASAQQVNLANLRASTAISSSCHRTSSNPRPASVASNTRSSLSNTKTALTNSASQRASSVRRIRNLLDLESTRNIPNPTPTRTQDQRLLDINPAEFLKYKIEKPPTVGTPSSTSSLLSSLGEGSAGGDLASGVSGLLWVHLLAGRGLRSTTSSSAATTPSTPSGQPSLGSCGLRDLYCVLECDRVHKARTVVRTGDLMFDWDETFELDLVGNRQLDLLVYSWDPQHRHKLCYKGSVHLATLLKESPLHQLALKVEPRGTLYLRLRYTDAHQTFKRRGLPVLSLATRVAPLFGVDLDTVVSRESKTGGVPGGVSTALAMSGTQNVPIIVWRCVEEVERRGLDIIGLYRLCGSATKKRILREAFERNARSVDLSPDNVPDINVITGVLKDYLRELPEPLFTKCLYQMMVDALAVCLPDDPQGNAKLMFSILDCLPKVNRCTLIYLLDHLAMVVSQCNKMSPASLAVCFGPVLMLHSEDNAPPLDFQQPIAVLKYLLEIWPVKSVRKISSAASTLTRAMPQVGHSNQSGQSAQGTLGRTGLPWQQQPSHHHPPPSTTPVTLSTSTRPPPPIKPRQVIVSSPGSPSSEESASPEPVNKGLGGLGFASSETTEQITPTSSVDTEEGNPAHPEEGERGVEGDAEASDDDVSKMR
- the LOC124303416 gene encoding rho GTPase-activating protein 100F isoform X1, with product MQWRKYVRIKYGGRVGVGGPVGQGQQGQQEQRQVRVVQLQREGGRGFNYVFHQPCQPPEAQRSCSAAAMLCCGRRKEGRGEVTDISASPGRQVPVNQLRPKEPPPMVIQGDFRKVSGISTEIFKQIETVENDLDASTAAALEAVDRRGEMVVRVIEPRQLGRQASEAAKKFMGMQDSKHPVHLVEIIKRPGQTLGLYIREGNGIDRNDGVFISRIALESAVYNSGCLKVGDEILAVNLVSVSHMGIDDVVIIMSIPRRLILATRHGPHQPVSHSRQNEHKAPPVVVIKRELNEDESDHATSNHIRDSSRRRGDGREMLPSRSRLGLTGLGSSQDLGSSNGDLYYNSRPESHWSYQPPPPPVITHQPKPSTTQHFQPYERGYPKTLESLAEKDFTKVHSFYTGPVMPSNSGRRMSTGGGMQSVAGRLSGQNQTGHYGFAQHTTSGRIMPRSGSDQHLPRVDYTSITTPARHTLLRSSLKSGSSTLRYNSRYSTQNDTGSSSQRQGQFGTLTRRHRPSLDYASDTEATCSSSPRSAYYHYRHNLNNPSQSSAVSHLATLSRSQIGQSSSGLRSNSLPRSGRTLPQQPGVRTGLSTVTSGLIDQEDSDGALSAPELPSIKRDRGRIPSSPSVFTSDEYRAWLSRTPSTSALYEQIRATTNRPPRYTYSAENIHAAANQAEYGGYGSYRPMSSTLDRLSTRSASAQQVNLANLRASTAISSSCHRTSSNPRPASVASNTRSSLSNTKTALTNSASQRASSVRRIRNLLDLESTRNIPNPTPTRTQDQRLLDINPAEFLKYKIEKPPTVGTPSSTSSLLSSLGEGSAGGDLASGVSGLLWVHLLAGRGLRSTTSSSAATTPSTPSGQPSLGSCGLRDLYCVLECDRVHKARTVVRTGDLMFDWDETFELDLVGNRQLDLLVYSWDPQHRHKLCYKGSVHLATLLKESPLHQLALKVEPRGTLYLRLRYTDAHQTFKRRGLPVLSLATRVAPLFGVDLDTVVSRESKTGGVPGGVSTALAMSGTQNVPIIVWRCVEEVERRGLDIIGLYRLCGSATKKRILREAFERNARSVDLSPDNVPDINVITGVLKDYLRELPEPLFTKCLYQMMVDALAVCLPDDPQGNAKLMFSILDCLPKVNRCTLIYLLDHLAMVVSQCNKMSPASLAVCFGPVLMLHSEDNAPPLDFQQPIAVLKYLLEIWPVKSVRKISSAASTLTRAMPQVGHSNQSGQSAQGTLGRTGLPWQQQPSHHHPPPSTTPVTLSTSTRPPPPIKPRQVIVSSPGSPSSEESASPEPVNKGLGGLGFASSETTEQITPTSSVDTEEGNPAHPEEGERGVEGDAEASDDDVSKMR
- the LOC124303416 gene encoding rho GTPase-activating protein 100F isoform X3, coding for MQWRKYVRIKYGGRVGVGGPVGQGQQGQQEQRQVRVVQLQREGGRGFNYVFHQPCQPPEAQRSCSAAAMLCCGRRKEGRGEVTDISASPGRQVPVNQLRPKEPPPMVIQGDFRKVSGISTEIFKQIETVENDLDASTAAALEAVDRRGEMVVRVIEPRQLGRQASEAAKKFMGMQDSKHPVHLVEIIKRPGQTLGLYIREGNGIDRNDGVFISRIALESAVYNSGCLKVGDEILAVNLVSVSHMGIDDVVIIMSIPRRLILATRHGPHQPVSHSRQNEHKAPPVVVIKRELNEDESDHATSNHIRDSSRRRGDGREMLPSRSRLGLTGLGSSQDLGSSNGDLYYNSRPESHWSYQPPPPPVITHQPKPSTTQHFQPYERGYPKTLESLAEKVHSFYTGPVMPSNSGRRMSTGGGMQSVAGRLSGQNQTGHYGFAQHTTSGRIMPRSGSDQHLPRVDYTSITTPARHTLLRSSLKSGSSTLRYNSRYSTQNDTGSSSQRQGQFGTLTRRHRPSLDYASDTEATCSSSPRSAYYHYRHNLNNPSQSSAVSHLATLSRSQIGQSSSGLRSNSLPRSGRTLPQQPGVRTGLSTVTSGLIDQEDSDGALSAPELPSIKRDRGRIPSSPSVFTSDEYRAWLSRTPSTSALYEQIRATTNRPPRYTYSAENIHAAANQAEYGGYGSYRPMSSTLDRLSTRSASAQQVNLANLRASTAISSSCHRTSSNPRPASVASNTRSSLSNTKTALTNSASQRASSVRRIRNLLDLESTRNIPNPTPTRTQDQRLLDINPAEFLKYKIEKPPTVGTPSSTSSLLSSLGEGSAGGDLASGVSGLLWVHLLAGRGLRSTTSSSAATTPSTPSGQPSLGSCGLRDLYCVLECDRVHKARTVVRTGDLMFDWDETFELDLVGNRQLDLLVYSWDPQHRHKLCYKGSVHLATLLKESPLHQLALKVEPRGTLYLRLRYTDAHQTFKRRGLPVLSLATRVAPLFGVDLDTVVSRESKTGGVPGGVSTALAMSGTQNVPIIVWRCVEEVERRGLDIIGLYRLCGSATKKRILREAFERNARSVDLSPDNVPDINVITGVLKDYLRELPEPLFTKCLYQMMVDALAVCLPDDPQGNAKLMFSILDCLPKVNRCTLIYLLDHLAMVVSQCNKMSPASLAVCFGPVLMLHSEDNAPPLDFQQPIAVLKYLLEIWPVKSVRKISSAASTLTRAMPQVGHSNQSGQSAQGTLGRTGLPWQQQPSHHHPPPSTTPVTLSTSTRPPPPIKPRQVIVSSPGSPSSEESASPEPVNKGLGGLGFASSETTEQITPTSSVDTEEGNPAHPEEGERGVEGDAEASDDDVSKMR